From Malacoplasma iowae:
ACTTGGACCACTATTTGAATTATCACTAAAACATGATGCTAGTGGAACACTAACTAATGAAACAGCAAAGAATGCACTAAAAAATTTTAAAAATTTATTTCTTTTATTCATAACAAACCAAACAATATTTTATTTATTATAATATTTTTTGGTTTTAAAGTGAAATAAAAAAATTGTAGTTTCCTACAATTTAATTTCTAAATAGTTTAATGTAACAATGATTTCATCTACATCAATTAATTTCTTAAGTTCTGAAATGAAATATAACATTTCAAATGGAACATCTTCTGGGTTTTCTAAATTACATGATTGTTGTCTTCAACCTCTAAATCTTGTATACAATGGTACAACACTATCACATTCACTTATTGTTTGCATTGACTTTGTTCTTTGCATATTGAAACCATATTCTGTACAAACTTTTATTTCTTCTAATAAATCATATTTAAATATTTCATCTAATTTAATAGTTTTAATATTTAATTGTTTAACCAATGCTTTTATTTTAACAATATCAATTCATCCTATATTTTCACTAATTTTAGTTTCAAATATATGTGATTTTTCATATTCACTCATTCTAGCTATAGTTTTATCACTTCTGTCAAGACAAGAAATAACACCAACATTAGAAGAACAAATATTTAAAAGTTTTTCATTAATTTTATTATCTAATATATTGCAAACAAGGTTTTTATCATTGTAATTTTGTTCAATAAAAATACTTATGGATGTGATTAAATTAAATTTAATTTCATGATAGAAATGAATTAATTTATCAAATTCTTCAGATAAATTAAAATTAAATTCATTAAATCTTTCAATTACTATTTTCTTCAAATATAAAGAGTTATCTAATATTTTTAAAAGATAATCTGAGTTTTCAAAATATTTTACTTTAATTCCAATATCTAAATTCATATCAGATCTTACTATGTCATCAGATTTCATATTAGAAAAAATTTCAAGTTCTTTTAATAAATCATAATATTCATGATGAAATCAAGATTTTATAAATGCTTCTTTAGATATTAATAAATTATTGAAATAATGTGGTTCGTTATTTAATTGATTTTTTATTCACAATAGTTTATCTACATCTAATATAGCGTCATCTGAAATAATAATTTTTCTATTTTTTTTTAATAATCTAATAACTTCTAACTCTGGAATTTTTGTAAAATCTTTTATTAAAAATAATGTCTCAGTATCAACATCATTTAAAACATCAAACTCTTTTAAGTTATCATTATTTAATTTATAAACAATTTTTTTAGACATATAACATTCCATAATTATTTTCAATACGCAATTAAATTATACAATTTAATTTTTGGTGATTCAACATTAGGAATACAAATTATTGTCTAAAAATCAAAATTATATATTATAATAAAAGATTTAAATATTTTTATTGTATTTATAATTTAATTCAGCTAAATAGATCATTTATTTTTGTTAATTAAACTTTTTTGTTTTTTGAATAAATAGCTTATTAATAATCATTTTTTTAAAACAGAAATTATGAATTTATTTTAGTTACTAGCATAATAATGTAATTGTATAAACAAAAATAAAACACCCATAAGGGGTGTTTTTAAAATAAATATAAATTATAAAAGAGTAGTTGTTTTTAAAAAAAGTTTAAAAACTTCTTTTGATTCTATATTTTCTTTTACTTGGTTTTTACTGCTTTTTTTATTAATAACCTTAATTGCTTCATTAATAGCAAATCCAGCACCAA
This genomic window contains:
- a CDS encoding adenylosuccinate synthetase, which produces MSKKIVYKLNNDNLKEFDVLNDVDTETLFLIKDFTKIPELEVIRLLKKNRKIIISDDAILDVDKLLWIKNQLNNEPHYFNNLLISKEAFIKSWFHHEYYDLLKELEIFSNMKSDDIVRSDMNLDIGIKVKYFENSDYLLKILDNSLYLKKIVIERFNEFNFNLSEEFDKLIHFYHEIKFNLITSISIFIEQNYNDKNLVCNILDNKINEKLLNICSSNVGVISCLDRSDKTIARMSEYEKSHIFETKISENIGWIDIVKIKALVKQLNIKTIKLDEIFKYDLLEEIKVCTEYGFNMQRTKSMQTISECDSVVPLYTRFRGWRQQSCNLENPEDVPFEMLYFISELKKLIDVDEIIVTLNYLEIKL